A stretch of DNA from Takifugu flavidus isolate HTHZ2018 chromosome 13, ASM371156v2, whole genome shotgun sequence:
TGTTAATGTTACAGCACTGAGAGttcctttctgtgtgtttggtggTTCTCCCACCGGACCGGAGCACTGTAGGTACCCCAGGGTGGCAGCGGGATCTCGTTATCTCCGGGGTTTTTTGTAGGGACTAATTATGGAAATGGTCTGTCTTTGTTTCCAAGGTCCCGTTCTTAGTCAATTGGTCGCCTACTAGCCAATTTGAAATCACATGGGAGGGGCGGATGGGGGCTTTTTTGTCAGCTGGTGCCCGACTggggcagctggggggggcatctgaaTTAGATTAGATTTAATTAAGGAGTGGGGCCCCTGACTACACACTGCTACATGAATGGGCTGTGTGCCAGGCTAGTTGTTGTGAGGAATGCGGCAGTATttctgcacccacacacacacacacacacacacacacacacacacactcagattcACAGGTATTGAAGGTGAATTGACTGAAGCAGCAATGTGTGACAGAAACTCATCTGCCAATGACACGTTTTGATGTTCACAGCAGCGACGGTTCAAAGGAATGTTTCAATTTGACGCGTTTCTGTTGAAAAGACGGTCTGATTTTGTTCTGGTGATAAGGTCACGATCAGACGAAGGCGGGTCAGACTAAAAACAGTACTACAGATTAGGAAAGAAATCCTTCCAGAGGATTTCCCTTTCGTTAGCATGTTTTAGTGATGCGCGCTTTAAGGCTGCTGTGTTGCTAACGCTATCACAAACGGATGTTTTGTCGGCCTCGGCACATCTCGGGTAATTGTTTGACATCCTGGAACGCCGCCTCGCCTCAGGGATGGACGCAGCGGCCGTGCTAAACGCAATATCACCCAAGTGCGTGTAAATCTCTAATCCTGGAACACTTCAAAACCCtcctggagtgctgctccttTAGCTGCATGGCTTCATAAGGATCTAATCCATATGGATGGAAGCATTTTAGACTATTGATTGAACTCGGAGATATATGTGGAAGCTCTGTTGGCTGTATCCTCCGCTCTCCTGAAAGGTGACGTTCTCACTGTACATTAAACATTCATACACAGAGGCTGTtatggaaaagagagaaaacctcTAACAGACAGCCTCCACGGATGTTTCAGCTTTTTAGGAGGCTCACTGGGGTTTAATGTTTACAGCTCCCTGAGGCATTGGTGTAATCTAAactgaaacagcagctgcaaAATACTTTAATGCAGCTCATCCCTCATTAGCCCATTCTCACTGCAGCTTCATAAATAAAAGGAACTCATTCcactcccccttcctccctaatACAACAGTATTATGTGCCCATGTTGTGTGccagaaagcagcagaaatacCATTTAGTACTGTAGAGGAGCCTTACCCCGAGTGTCTGATTGAAATTCTCACACTCTCGTATCAGTCAGCGGAAACGTTCGAGTGCTATTCCCCTCCTCCCATTTGGAATAATAAGCTGCATTGCTCTGTGGCCATGCAGCGGttccttttgtcattttggaCAGCGGGGGGTTTACTGTGTTTCTCACCGCTGGCCGCAGCTCTGGTTGTGAACTTTGAGTTCCTCCGACTGCTCCCCGTGGTCAAACATGGTAATCTGTGACGGCGTCTGCCTTACATCTCCTCCAGTGCAGAGCCTCTCACGTGCTGCTTTATCAAAAAGTGCTGGGAGCTTGTTTTTTGTCCTCACAAAGGCTTATTTTGCTCCTCTGCTTGTTCCCTTTCTTTCTGATAAGGTATGAGGTCTTTGAACATGGAAGCATTCGTTTgttcttcctctccagtctctgctCCGAGGGAGTGTCTGCGTCTCTGCCCCTTTTGTGATTGACAGGATTCACAGCTCCAGCAATCGCTCCCTCGTTTCCTTCCCTACTTCACCTCCTACTCATCCTACCTTTGCTTCCTGTTCTCTGCAGAAGCTCCGGGGCAGGATTTTGTCACACTGGACTACCGCATGCGCTATTACCCCAGCATCACGTACGCCGTCATCGGCAGCGCCGTCATCTTCGTCCTGGTGGTGGCGCTGCTGGCCTTGGTGCTCCACCACCAGAGGAAACGCAGCGTCCTGCTGCCCAGAGGTGTGAGGGGGAGCCTGCATCACCaccagccgctgctgctgtcccGGCTGGTCATCTTGGACCAGGGCAACCTCCACCCAGAGGGTCTCACGGTGGCGGTGGCGGGCCGCTCGAACACACTGGGGCTGGGACTGTCTGGTGCCCTTTACCCCTCTGGACTCTCCACAGACTCTCTGCCGTCGTACTCACAGGCTGTTCAGGACGTCAGGTGAAGagaataatgatgataataactCTGGAAGTTCATTATCTTTTGTCTGCATCCAAAGAGCTCTCTCATTATTACAAACCAGTCACGCTACATTCACCCATAGTGACTTTCCCAGTTCATTACTGTGCTGATGTAGCCGTGGCGCCTCTCTTTGTTTCTTCCTCGCAGCCGGCCTCCATGGTTTGATCTACCCCCTCCTCCGTACCTCTCAGTGGAAGGATCCTCATCAGAGGATGAGCTTCCCCAATACGAGGAGCTGCATGACCCCACAGCGCGGCACACCGCAGCCTCCGCTCCCAGAACTGTGGCCTCAGGTGCCCGGGTGAGCAGGAGATCCAGAGACGACTTGGACCAGCTGTAGCTGCAGGTTCGCACGAGGCCAGGACAGCCTCCAGCCAGCAGAGCAAAAGACTGTAGCTCCAGCAGGGCTCGGAATGTCCTGTAAGCTGATCTGCTCTGGACCTAGACTGGATGTTGTGTACTGGCTCCCCCTAGTGGAGTCATGGATGAGTGCACTCCACCCTCATGACGATCGCTAAGCGACGTTTTAAAGGTTACTTCAGTTGATTTGTGCCCTTTTAAGAGATCCTTTCCACTAAACTGCAGTCTCTGTCTTCTTTCAGACCATTTATACCTGATGGCTTCTCTCTCAATGGATAATTATCTACAGTAAAGGATCCATGATATTCTGTGTTCTAATGGAAATGGAGGCACATATTTAGCTGTAGGATTTGttgtactttttttaaaaatcaataccTTAATGTGACATTAAATAATATATTGATTTAGTAAATGATAATAATGTTTGAGCTGTAGATAAGAGTTGCAGCTTGttgctttttgtctttgttaTTGAAGATAAGCGGTACAGTTGCGTAGGAGTTTGATGGCAATTATTACGTACTGTGGAAAAGCAGCTTGTCTCTGTCTACAGTGTGGAAATAAGCAGTCATCTAATAAAATCTAGCAGATAATGATTACAAAATTTCCTTGTATTAAATCATAAAGCGTTTTAAGTAAAAACATGTCACAATAGCTGAAAGAAGATCTCGTATTCATTTAAATGGAAGCTAAaatatgaaagagaaaaaagagctgAAGTTAATCAAGAACATACTCTCAGCCGGTTTAAGTTTGTATGAATACACATTTCTTGTCCATACATGTATATATGTGTTCTCAAGGCCTGGtgttagtgcctctgtgcttcATCTGTTGGCACAAACAGTCTTTGAAACCTCAAAAACCAGCGTTTTACAATAAGCTCAAAGCAGACATGTGAGACAATCATCAGAATGTCGTGAATCTTGCTCAGCAGTATTAAACCGGGACTCCAATCCTCATGTGAAGATGACAGCTGTGACATTATATGTTGGCTCTTGTTTAACACgaggaagaaggaaaagcaGGTTTCTGATAGAAGAATTTGTACTCGTCTTTGTCCAGGAAATCCAATCAAAACCAAAGATATTCATTAAGACTGACCAGGCTCCTAAAACCTGTGGGTGTCTGTTTCTGTACAGGAAAAATATGATAAGCGATAGAGGGCAAAACCAAAATGATATTTGCTGTAAAACTGGAACATTTCTCAGGCTAAAACTGCCTCTCTGAGCTGTAATCTGAttctttattctgttttaaGAA
This window harbors:
- the ldlrad3 gene encoding low-density lipoprotein receptor class A domain-containing protein 3 isoform X1, producing MMWIWYLLLGSGSGSQTVESQLLPGNNVTTECNSPGNFMCADGKCVPGGWQCNGFPDCFDKSDERGCPKFKSKCAPTFFACANGVHCIIGRFRCNGFSDCPDGSDEENCSNPLLCSETRFKCRNGNCVDRSFLCNGQDNCQDNSDEERCLTTAEAPGQDFVTLDYRMRYYPSITYAVIGSAVIFVLVVALLALVLHHQRKRSVLLPRGVRGSLHHHQPLLLSRLVILDQGNLHPEGLTVAVAGRSNTLGLGLSGALYPSGLSTDSLPSYSQAVQDVSRPPWFDLPPPPYLSVEGSSSEDELPQYEELHDPTARHTAASAPRTVASGARVSRRSRDDLDQL
- the ldlrad3 gene encoding low-density lipoprotein receptor class A domain-containing protein 3 isoform X2 — protein: MMWIWYLLLGSGSGSQTVAKFKSKCAPTFFACANGVHCIIGRFRCNGFSDCPDGSDEENCSNPLLCSETRFKCRNGNCVDRSFLCNGQDNCQDNSDEERCLTTAEAPGQDFVTLDYRMRYYPSITYAVIGSAVIFVLVVALLALVLHHQRKRSVLLPRGVRGSLHHHQPLLLSRLVILDQGNLHPEGLTVAVAGRSNTLGLGLSGALYPSGLSTDSLPSYSQAVQDVSRPPWFDLPPPPYLSVEGSSSEDELPQYEELHDPTARHTAASAPRTVASGARVSRRSRDDLDQL